A portion of the Maniola hyperantus chromosome 24, iAphHyp1.2, whole genome shotgun sequence genome contains these proteins:
- the LOC117993452 gene encoding uncharacterized protein, which translates to MSSTARLAAVGVLLSLAAAAGGIKCWQCGQYSDGVGSITPCNNRSAARLSQCPPDAKYCIKYVSELTVVRDCVPSCTEKEWWGARTFCCETDECNAAFTRSPVVVLIASFAFALALAH; encoded by the exons ATGTCAAGTACGGCTCGGTTGGCGGCAGTCGGCGTGCTGCTGTcgctggcggcggcggcgggcggcatCAAGTGCTGGCAGTGCGGCCAGTACAGCGACGGCGTGGGCTCCATCACGCCCTGCAACAACCGCAGCGCGGCGCGGCTCAGCCAGTGCCCGCCCGACGCTAAGTACTGCATC AAATACGTGAGCGAGTTGACAGTGGTGCGCGACTGCGTGCCCTCCTGCACTGAAAAAG AATGGTGGGGAGCGCGCACCTTCTGCTGCGAAACGGACGAATGTAACGCCGCATTCACACGGAGCCCCGTCGTCGTTCTCATCGCTTCGTTCGCGTTCGCGCTTGCGCTCGCGCACTGA